In Corticium candelabrum chromosome 1, ooCorCand1.1, whole genome shotgun sequence, the genomic stretch CATGTCAGGTCATATCAGAGGATTGAAACGTGTAGCAGGTCCAACATTGGACACTCACCAATGATCATATTTCATGCATTACTTTGGTCGGTCGTCAGATCCATTGCCTACTGACCTCCAATCACAACTTTGGGAAGCATGTGCTGTTGATTGATGTTACGTACCATTTGTGTGTTATCTCTATTGAAGATTATAGATGTGTATAATTCAATGTCATATTAAATGAATTGGATGGTTCACTGCAGTATCGGTGTAATGCTATTGTTAGGAAATTGAAACGAAAGTTTGATGTATTGTAATCACACTCAACCCtattctgttgtctgtctctagcTCCATGACAAAGGATGGCTTACAAGACAAGATCAAATATGCAGGTCTGTTGACATctgagctgtgtgtgtgtgtgtgtgtgtgtgtgtgtgtgtgtgtgtgtgtgtgtgtgtgtgtgtgtgtgtgtgtgaacattgAAAGCGTGTCTCCATCTCTCCTACTAGAAACTCTCCTTGCATCTCAGCAAGTCAACCAACCTGCTACAGAGCCCACACAGCAACCATAGCAACACACAGTTTGGCATATCGCAGCTGTTTATTAACTAAGGATATGTTAGCGAACCTAATAAGATGTATAAgactgttgatatcaacctaGAGCACTTGTTCGACATTTCAGTTTGACTAAAATAACATTTTTACAAGTTCAAAAATTGTTAGTTTTTCTTGACTGTAGGCTTGGCTTCTGCAAATGTTTCTTATGCATAAACGGAGTCCAATTGCCTTGGATGGTTGGGTTGTCTGTGTGCCATCGTTTGTTCAGTTTGGCCGGCTTTGCACCTGACATGTTTGTAAGGGTTTTCACGTGTTTTGCCACCTCGGATGAAGTGAAATTCTTGACAGACACTACACGACTGTTGCCATTCACTGAAAGGATCAACCtcaatataaattatttttaatttaattaattaaaaaattttgtaaatttattttctgtattatatttagaaataattttaattaaattaaaaaataatttatatttttattacataattataaatatttaatagtTTCCATGTCATTGACTAGCAACCGACTCACAAAACTCTCCAATCAAGCGCGGATGTCGTCTTCGTCTTTCTCTTACATACACAGCCACTTGCGGTGTGTTCCTCGCAAATCGCGTTATCTCCCCGTCAATGTACTCTctacgcgcatgcgcacaacACTCATAATCGACAGAATTCTACAGAGCATTCTAGTCGACCTTAATCCCCGGCTGCTGCCTCCTTGACTGCAAAACTGTAACGTCAACCGTTTGAGTTGACGCACGTAGCGTGCGAGACCGTTTTTTCCTGCGCCGACAAAATGACTCGCATTGGATGCCATCTTACTGATCACGTGTAAGCAAAAATGAAAGCCCGGATAAAAAATTAATACCAGTAATCACGTGTAAATAATATCAAAAGCCCGGACTAATATTTAAAGCCCggatattaatttaatttgttgAAATGTCGCAGCTTGTGGCTTGTTCTCCGAACTTTTCCGAGGGCTGTCGTGAAGACGTGATTTCGGCGATCGCCGACGCTCTGAAAGAAACGTCC encodes the following:
- the LOC134184593 gene encoding large ribosomal subunit protein mL43-like, with amino-acid sequence MASNASHFVGAGKNGLARYVRQLKRLTLQFCSQGGSSRGLREYIDGEITRFARNTPQVAVYVRERRRRHPRLIGEFLNGNSRVVSVKNFTSSEVAKHVKTLTNMSGAKPAKLNKRWHTDNPTIQGNWTPFMHKKHLQKPSLQSRKTNNF